From Herbiconiux flava, one genomic window encodes:
- a CDS encoding PLDc N-terminal domain-containing protein yields the protein MVSNLNGGHALILLLGLAAFILFIAALVSIIKAARASTAEKVIWVLVVLILPLLGPIVWFVVGKRFATAGDPPAV from the coding sequence ATGGTCTCGAATCTCAACGGCGGGCACGCCCTGATCCTGCTCCTCGGCCTCGCGGCCTTCATCCTCTTCATCGCGGCGCTGGTGAGCATCATCAAGGCGGCGCGGGCGTCGACGGCGGAGAAGGTGATCTGGGTGCTGGTGGTGCTGATCCTGCCGCTGCTGGGGCCGATCGTGTGGTTCGTCGTCGGCAAGCGGTTCGCCACGGCGGGCGACCCGCCGGCGGTCTGA
- a CDS encoding helix-turn-helix transcriptional regulator: MALWGVPRTPVDSLRRPRLSEPLESATAAVTLLAPAGLGKTVALAEWARDTAATGLWVRVRDRDVDGRAFVQHLADELIASGLSPADGPLRHLGEAVSAGTDPWELLRRALRDLGECVLVVDDVDRLTPPAVEGLIAQLHELPALRLRATARSRTALTEPGLAVTLDALVLGADELALTRDEAQSILGAQADEATLDEVLASGGSPLIARALAQPPVSAPPAAASAAAAATTAPARSRGRASDAFAGLLARRIATEQWESRLVTFLARTSVADELTLELATTLSGENADEAERMLDRAEREGLGLRTGSPATGARFRYAPLMREAFEQLLRAEHPREVRALELATARWEAGNGYFYRALVRAREQEDWALATAIVREGWHVLLRNHGSQVRELFAHVSVLTLRKLPLVTMMLAIVYNARRSNRLRALEFFALASYGASRQASSASPPDRALLAGVQAAALRVSGRMPQALVAADRCYDTLRSMSAADHELLGPNEPSLWNQAGTTFLYNGRTELALDSFARSTAVGDARGLTAGILALGMTAGVHAIAGDLPEAAATVDEASQRDWPEGWLDGYSGSFYQIARAFIALEAFDLDEADRRVRILDPHRETIEHWSLLAHLDTVIELLRGNAGEALHRLQSTVRAQHRRRNASGFSTERLRHTFVLAHLANEDAPAAARALGPAHSGSGRGAAVADQQLAVSRARIALARGLPDEALALLGPEAGSGGSSRSRAESLLLATAALAQAGDDEQTVRAARSALAFAADRRQQLALAFVPRPALTELAAVLRRTDAPDLAATVSAVLGHAFIEGAQSDIRLTPRELEVAQRLGSGAPLTEIAAQLSVSPNTVKSQLRSLYRKLEVGSRAEAVTRLTVLGITSATEWTSRPAPRDE, translated from the coding sequence ATGGCGTTGTGGGGAGTGCCGCGCACACCCGTCGACTCGCTCCGTCGCCCCCGACTGAGCGAGCCGCTCGAGAGCGCGACTGCGGCCGTGACGCTGCTCGCCCCCGCCGGGCTCGGCAAGACGGTGGCCCTAGCCGAGTGGGCGCGCGACACGGCGGCGACCGGCCTCTGGGTGCGGGTGCGCGATCGCGACGTCGACGGGCGGGCCTTCGTGCAGCACCTGGCCGACGAGCTGATCGCCTCGGGCCTCTCCCCCGCCGACGGACCGCTCCGGCACCTCGGCGAGGCGGTCAGCGCGGGCACCGACCCCTGGGAGCTCCTGCGGCGAGCGCTCCGCGACCTCGGCGAGTGCGTGCTGGTCGTCGACGACGTCGACCGGCTGACCCCGCCCGCCGTCGAGGGCTTGATCGCCCAGTTGCACGAGCTGCCGGCCCTCCGCCTCCGGGCGACGGCCCGCAGCCGCACCGCCCTCACCGAGCCCGGCCTCGCCGTGACGCTCGACGCGCTGGTGCTCGGGGCCGACGAGCTCGCCCTCACCCGTGACGAGGCGCAAAGCATCCTCGGCGCGCAGGCCGACGAGGCGACCCTCGACGAGGTCCTGGCGTCGGGCGGCTCCCCGCTGATCGCCCGCGCGCTGGCCCAGCCTCCCGTGAGCGCACCGCCCGCAGCCGCGAGTGCGGCGGCGGCCGCCACGACCGCTCCCGCCCGCAGCCGCGGCCGCGCATCCGACGCCTTCGCCGGACTGCTCGCCCGCCGCATCGCGACCGAGCAGTGGGAATCACGACTGGTCACCTTCCTGGCCCGCACCTCGGTGGCCGACGAGCTCACCCTCGAGCTGGCGACCACGCTGTCGGGCGAGAACGCCGACGAGGCCGAACGGATGCTCGACCGAGCCGAGCGCGAAGGCCTGGGCCTGCGCACCGGCTCCCCGGCCACGGGTGCGCGCTTCCGCTACGCGCCCCTGATGCGCGAGGCGTTCGAACAGCTGCTGCGCGCCGAGCATCCCCGCGAGGTGCGCGCACTCGAGCTGGCGACCGCCCGCTGGGAGGCCGGGAACGGCTACTTCTACCGCGCCCTCGTGCGTGCCCGCGAGCAGGAGGACTGGGCGCTCGCCACCGCGATCGTGCGCGAGGGCTGGCACGTGCTGCTGCGCAACCACGGCAGCCAGGTGCGCGAGCTCTTCGCGCACGTCTCGGTGCTGACCCTGCGCAAGCTGCCGCTGGTGACGATGATGCTCGCCATCGTCTACAACGCCCGCCGCTCGAACCGGTTGCGTGCGCTCGAGTTCTTCGCTCTCGCGAGCTACGGCGCGAGCCGTCAGGCCTCGAGCGCGAGCCCGCCCGATCGCGCGCTGCTGGCCGGCGTGCAGGCCGCCGCCCTGCGGGTGAGCGGCCGGATGCCCCAGGCCCTCGTCGCGGCCGACCGCTGCTACGACACCCTCCGTTCCATGTCCGCCGCCGATCACGAGCTGCTGGGGCCGAACGAGCCCTCGCTCTGGAACCAGGCCGGCACCACTTTCCTCTACAACGGACGCACCGAGCTCGCCCTCGACTCGTTCGCCCGCTCGACGGCGGTCGGCGACGCGCGGGGTCTCACCGCGGGCATCCTGGCGCTGGGCATGACGGCCGGCGTGCACGCCATCGCGGGCGACCTCCCTGAGGCCGCGGCCACCGTCGACGAGGCGTCGCAGCGGGACTGGCCGGAGGGCTGGCTCGACGGCTACTCGGGCAGCTTCTACCAGATCGCCCGCGCGTTCATCGCTCTGGAGGCGTTCGATCTCGACGAGGCGGACCGGCGGGTGCGCATCCTCGACCCGCACCGCGAGACGATCGAGCACTGGAGCCTGCTGGCCCACCTGGACACGGTGATCGAGCTGCTGCGGGGCAACGCGGGCGAGGCGCTGCACCGGCTGCAGAGCACGGTGCGCGCGCAGCACCGCCGCCGCAACGCCTCGGGCTTCTCGACCGAGCGCCTGCGCCACACCTTCGTGCTGGCGCACCTGGCGAACGAGGACGCTCCCGCAGCGGCACGCGCGCTGGGCCCGGCGCACTCGGGCTCGGGTCGGGGCGCGGCGGTCGCCGACCAGCAACTGGCCGTCAGTCGCGCGCGCATCGCCCTCGCCCGCGGCCTGCCGGACGAGGCCCTCGCGCTCCTCGGCCCGGAGGCCGGATCGGGTGGTTCGAGCCGGAGCCGCGCCGAGTCGCTTCTGCTCGCCACGGCCGCGCTGGCGCAGGCGGGCGACGACGAGCAGACCGTGCGGGCCGCCCGCTCGGCACTCGCGTTCGCCGCGGATAGGCGCCAGCAGCTGGCGCTCGCGTTCGTTCCGCGTCCGGCTCTCACCGAGCTGGCCGCGGTGCTGCGGCGCACCGATGCTCCCGACCTGGCCGCGACGGTGAGCGCGGTGCTCGGGCACGCGTTCATCGAGGGGGCGCAGTCGGACATCCGGTTGACGCCGCGCGAGCTGGAGGTGGCCCAGCGCCTCGGGTCGGGCGCACCCCTGACGGAGATCGCCGCCCAGCTGTCGGTGTCGCCGAACACCGTGAAGTCGCAGCTGCGCTCGCTCTACCGCAAGCTCGAGGTCGGCAGCCGCGCCGAGGCCGTGACCCGTCTGACCGTGCTCGGCATCACGAGTGCGACGGAATGGACGTCTCGACCGGCACCGCGCGACGAGTGA
- a CDS encoding MFS transporter, with protein MSGRGGRGDKRQIALFALINLVLLGSLTAPVITGLPLRIAGLVGEDQRTETLAFVTVCGAIASLVANPVFGFLSDRTRGRWGRRRPWLLAGVAGGWVASLLVVNAQSVAGLTLAWVLAQTAYNASLAAVAALLGDQVRERSRAMASGVFGAAAFLGTLPPLVLAGILPGRIDIVVLAMPTAAVAVVLVACLLLRDPPLSETAGQGRVRLRPAMPSRAELRAARPFALVTLQRLLMHLAFGLATSFTLFFVSDRMRLSPEAAGPVVALVTLAGGSAIVVSALVTGSLAGKRGAYRNWIVAAAIGLAVAAALRAVSSDVPPLVAGAVIGGLALGAYYAVDLALALRTIPAEKHGAYLGVFNTAETLPSTVSPAIATALLLVGGSDPISGRSDDYLALYLVAAVVALTALLPLPALRGVLTRRAVPVETSIPSHS; from the coding sequence GTGAGCGGCAGGGGCGGCAGGGGCGACAAGCGGCAGATCGCGCTCTTCGCGCTCATCAACCTCGTGCTGCTCGGGTCGCTCACGGCGCCGGTCATCACCGGGCTGCCGCTGCGCATCGCCGGGCTGGTGGGCGAGGATCAGCGCACCGAGACCCTCGCGTTCGTAACCGTGTGCGGGGCCATCGCCTCCCTGGTCGCCAACCCTGTGTTCGGGTTCCTGTCCGATCGCACGCGGGGGCGGTGGGGGCGACGGCGGCCGTGGCTGCTGGCCGGGGTGGCCGGCGGGTGGGTCGCGTCGCTGTTGGTGGTGAATGCGCAGTCCGTCGCCGGGCTGACGCTGGCGTGGGTGCTCGCGCAGACCGCGTACAACGCCTCGCTCGCCGCGGTGGCCGCTCTGCTCGGCGACCAGGTGCGCGAGCGCAGCCGCGCGATGGCGTCCGGCGTGTTCGGGGCGGCCGCCTTCCTCGGCACGCTCCCGCCCCTGGTGCTGGCGGGCATCCTGCCGGGGCGCATCGACATCGTCGTGCTGGCCATGCCCACCGCCGCGGTCGCGGTGGTGCTGGTGGCCTGCCTGCTGCTCCGCGATCCACCGCTGAGCGAGACGGCTGGTCAAGGCCGAGTCCGACTCCGACCGGCGATGCCCTCCCGCGCCGAGCTCCGTGCCGCCCGCCCCTTCGCCCTGGTGACGCTGCAGCGGCTCCTCATGCACCTCGCGTTCGGGCTGGCGACGTCGTTCACCCTCTTCTTCGTCAGCGACCGGATGCGCCTCAGCCCTGAAGCGGCCGGCCCCGTCGTGGCGCTGGTCACGCTCGCCGGAGGCTCGGCCATCGTCGTCTCGGCCCTCGTCACCGGGTCCCTCGCCGGGAAGCGCGGTGCGTACCGCAACTGGATCGTGGCCGCCGCCATCGGCCTCGCCGTCGCCGCCGCACTCCGGGCGGTGAGCTCCGACGTGCCACCACTCGTGGCCGGCGCCGTGATCGGCGGGCTCGCGCTCGGCGCGTACTACGCGGTCGACCTCGCGCTGGCGCTGCGCACCATCCCGGCCGAGAAGCACGGCGCCTACCTCGGTGTCTTCAACACCGCCGAGACGCTGCCGTCCACGGTCTCACCCGCGATCGCCACGGCGCTCCTGCTCGTCGGCGGCTCCGACCCGATCTCCGGGCGCTCCGACGACTACCTCGCTCTCTACCTCGTGGCCGCAGTCGTCGCCCTGACCGCCCTGCTGCCGTTGCCCGCCCTCCGAGGCGTGCTCACTCGTCGCGCGGTGCCGGTCGAGACGTCCATTCCGTCGCACTCGTGA
- a CDS encoding G5 domain-containing protein, producing the protein MQFSDAIPFGNVTQEDPSQPVGVSYVSVAGSEGVLLTTVEVIYVDGVETSRSIISREVTAAPVDQVTVIGTGVAAPEVPSDPPPTDPTPVDPAPEEPPVDAPTTPPVPAPGG; encoded by the coding sequence GTGCAGTTCTCCGACGCCATCCCGTTCGGGAATGTGACCCAAGAAGACCCTTCGCAGCCTGTGGGCGTCTCGTACGTGAGCGTCGCGGGCTCTGAAGGGGTTCTGCTCACCACGGTCGAAGTGATCTACGTCGACGGAGTCGAGACATCCCGTTCCATCATCTCGCGTGAGGTGACAGCGGCGCCGGTCGATCAGGTGACGGTTATCGGCACCGGTGTCGCCGCACCAGAGGTTCCGAGCGATCCCCCGCCCACCGACCCAACCCCGGTCGACCCGGCACCCGAGGAGCCCCCGGTCGACGCTCCGACGACGCCCCCCGTTCCAGCACCCGGGGGGTAG
- a CDS encoding acyltransferase family protein: protein MRRHYGFPEPVVRNSENRELTPEAPPRHPVRRDVQGLRALAVVAVILNHLTGWPVGGFIGVDVFFVLSGYLITGLLLREHERSGTISFSGFYKRRIKRIMPAAVLVLLATVLASWVLTPGVRFLQTLTDSFWSLLFVSNWNLALQGADYFQQDLIPSPVQHYWSLAVEEQFYLVWPWLMLGVLALGVKLFSWSTGRRRLAVGLTIGVVSAASFGYALFLTATDVNLAYFSSVDRAWELGVGALVAVFGTYFRTKSVALRTVLSWLGFLTIVAACFVVDPAAGFPAPLAALPVLATAMVLLAGEHGTQPYLWPLTNPATRYVGDISYSLYLWHFPVLILLLAVMPGDSVLYYAVAAGLIVALSVLSYHLVEDPIRRSGWLSSKTLSSRERRRRRKKRQKFLRSTLPKIALAAVLVGATTAVVVVALNPGGQQQAQVAEDGSPVIPAGEDGPIVSDAVRCRGAAIMDPQSGCSGVDLGDQLDPAPAYAATDKLQIRGKELCWINLTGSLTSCHYGNAPEDATKIAIVGDSHAQSLMAAIIPESGKNNWSLNAYTGDGCILSTRATSTCGDMQPKILEKVASGDYDVVITTSSRAKTYDPEAAAEAYRQVLASGTRLIVFADVPGASEESILCYQRVGFDVRNNDCGTPLSESRPDAISDAAPLAPGTQLFDLTSLFCADDFCPAVVGNVPVYRDSGAHITATYAGTLSPYVVGDIVTALTG from the coding sequence ATGAGACGCCACTACGGCTTTCCCGAGCCCGTCGTACGGAACAGCGAGAACCGCGAATTGACGCCGGAGGCGCCGCCGCGCCACCCCGTCAGACGAGATGTGCAAGGATTGCGCGCTCTCGCGGTCGTCGCTGTCATCCTGAACCACCTCACCGGTTGGCCCGTGGGTGGTTTCATCGGTGTGGACGTCTTCTTCGTGCTGAGCGGCTACCTCATCACCGGGTTGCTGCTCCGGGAGCACGAGCGGTCGGGCACCATCTCCTTCTCGGGATTCTACAAACGACGTATCAAACGGATCATGCCGGCAGCGGTTCTCGTGCTGCTCGCCACCGTGCTCGCATCCTGGGTCCTGACGCCAGGCGTGCGTTTCCTGCAGACCCTCACGGACTCGTTCTGGTCGCTGCTCTTCGTCTCGAACTGGAATCTCGCCCTCCAGGGCGCGGACTACTTCCAGCAGGACCTGATCCCTTCGCCGGTGCAGCACTACTGGTCACTGGCCGTCGAGGAGCAGTTCTACCTGGTCTGGCCGTGGCTGATGCTCGGGGTGTTGGCGCTCGGCGTCAAGCTCTTCTCATGGAGTACGGGCCGCCGTCGGCTCGCGGTGGGCCTGACGATCGGAGTCGTCTCCGCCGCCTCGTTCGGATACGCGCTCTTCCTGACCGCGACCGACGTCAACCTGGCATACTTCAGCTCCGTCGACCGAGCGTGGGAGCTCGGGGTCGGAGCCCTCGTCGCCGTGTTCGGCACGTACTTCCGAACGAAGAGCGTCGCTCTCAGGACCGTACTCAGCTGGCTGGGCTTCCTGACGATCGTCGCCGCCTGCTTCGTCGTCGATCCCGCTGCGGGATTCCCTGCTCCGCTCGCAGCGCTTCCCGTCCTCGCGACCGCGATGGTGCTGCTGGCGGGCGAGCACGGCACCCAGCCTTACCTGTGGCCCCTGACCAACCCGGCGACTCGCTACGTCGGCGACATCTCCTACTCGCTCTATCTCTGGCACTTCCCCGTGCTCATCCTGCTGCTCGCGGTCATGCCGGGAGACAGCGTGCTTTATTACGCCGTAGCCGCTGGGCTCATCGTGGCTCTCAGCGTGCTCTCGTACCACCTGGTGGAGGATCCCATCCGGCGGTCGGGATGGCTGTCCTCGAAGACTCTGTCATCGAGGGAGCGTCGCCGCCGCCGCAAGAAGCGCCAGAAGTTCCTCCGCTCGACTCTTCCGAAGATCGCCCTGGCCGCGGTGCTGGTCGGTGCGACGACGGCTGTCGTCGTGGTCGCCCTGAACCCCGGCGGGCAGCAGCAGGCTCAGGTTGCGGAAGACGGCAGTCCGGTCATCCCGGCAGGCGAGGACGGCCCGATCGTCAGCGATGCTGTGCGGTGTCGCGGAGCAGCGATCATGGATCCGCAATCCGGCTGCTCAGGGGTCGACCTCGGGGACCAGCTCGATCCCGCTCCCGCCTATGCCGCAACCGACAAGCTGCAGATCCGAGGCAAGGAGCTGTGCTGGATCAACCTCACCGGTTCGCTGACGAGTTGCCACTACGGGAATGCTCCCGAGGACGCGACCAAGATCGCGATCGTCGGGGACAGCCATGCGCAGTCGCTGATGGCGGCCATCATCCCGGAGTCCGGGAAGAACAACTGGTCGTTGAACGCCTACACCGGTGATGGCTGCATCCTCTCGACCAGGGCGACGTCGACGTGCGGTGACATGCAGCCCAAGATCCTCGAGAAGGTGGCGTCGGGGGATTACGACGTGGTGATCACCACGTCTTCTCGAGCCAAGACCTATGACCCCGAAGCGGCCGCCGAGGCTTATCGTCAGGTGCTCGCGTCGGGTACGCGGCTCATCGTCTTCGCTGACGTTCCCGGAGCATCCGAGGAGTCGATCCTCTGCTATCAGAGAGTCGGATTCGACGTGAGGAACAACGACTGCGGAACTCCGCTCAGCGAGTCGCGACCCGATGCCATTTCAGATGCGGCTCCTCTCGCCCCTGGCACTCAGCTGTTCGATCTGACTTCGCTCTTCTGTGCTGACGATTTCTGTCCTGCAGTGGTGGGCAATGTTCCCGTCTACCGAGACAGCGGCGCTCACATCACGGCGACCTATGCAGGCACTCTGAGCCCATACGTCGTGGGCGATATCGTGACCGCTCTGACGGGGTGA